A genome region from Triticum aestivum cultivar Chinese Spring chromosome 2B, IWGSC CS RefSeq v2.1, whole genome shotgun sequence includes the following:
- the LOC123041166 gene encoding probable long-chain-alcohol O-fatty-acyltransferase 5, with translation MASELASLALVSAAVAAAMAYARLAASRLGPGLPRLAALLPVLLLLPVLPFTFSSIHLRTISAFFLVWLCGFKLLLLAAGHGPLHPALPAVRFAACAALPINVRDRAQASRSLPPGFLLSYAAKAALFAALVSLRGLRARMPAYAVVAFDGAHVYLMLELFLASAAAFARTLLGAELEPQFDRPYLASSLRDFWGRRWNLMVPGALRPSVYRPVRARLGYSAGVLATFLVSGLMHEVMFYYITLQAGTGEVTAFFVLHGACVVAERWWVRRSGAWRPPRVAATAATLAFVTGTASWLFFAPVIRSGLDKAIVAECEGMLALLEAAVRRLAARLVWT, from the coding sequence ATGGCGTCCGAGCTAGCCAGCCTTGCACTGGTctcggccgccgtggccgcggccatGGCCTACGCGCGCCTCGCCGCCTCGCGCTTGGGCCCCGGCCTCCCCCGCCTCGCCGCGCTCCTcccggtgctcctcctcctccccgtcctcccCTTCACCTTCTCCTCCATCCACCTCCGCACCATCTCCGCCTTCTTCCTCGTCTGGCTCTGCGGCTTCAAGcttctcctcctcgccgccggccacggCCCGCTCCACCCGGCCCTCCCAGCCGTCCGCTTCGCCGCCTGCGCCGCGCTCCCCATCAATGTCCGGGACAGAGCGCAGGCCTCGCGGTCCCTCCCTCCAGGGTTCCTGCTGTCCTACGCGGCCAAGGCGGCCCTCTTCGCCGCGCTCGTCTCGCTCCGTGGCCTCCGGGCGAGGATGCCGGCGTACGCCGTGGTCGCGTTCGACGGTGCGCACGTCTACCTGATGCTCGAGCTCTTCCTGGCGTCCGCCGCGGCGTTCGCCCGGACGCTGCTCGGCGCGGAGTTGGAGCCGCAGTTCGACCGGCCGTACCTCGCCTCGTCCCTCCGCGACTTCTGGGGCCGCCGGTGGAACCTCATGGTCCCCGGGGCGCTCCGGCCGAGCGTGTACCGCCCCGTGCGCGCCCGCCTCGGCTACTCCGCCGGCGTGCTCGCCACGTTCCTCGTGTCGGGCCTCATGCACGAGGTCATGTTCTACTACATCACGCTGCAGGCCGGCACGGGGGAGGTGACCGCGTTCTTCGTCCTCCACGGCGCGTGCGTGGTGGCCGAGCGGTGGTGGGTGAGGCGGAGCGGCGCATGGCGGCCGCCGcgcgtggcggcgacggcggccacgCTGGCGTTCGTGACGGGGACCGCGTCCTGGCTCTTCTTCGCGCCCGTGATACGGAGCGGGCTGGACAAGGCCATCGTCGCCGAGTGCGAGGGCATGCTGGCCTTGCTGGAGGCGGCTGTGCGGAGGCTGGCGGCACGCCTGGTTTGGACCTGA
- the LOC123044623 gene encoding probable mitochondrial import inner membrane translocase subunit TIM21: protein MAAAAARSGSRRLFSISALVPPKPPSPPPKADPFASLFVPGLSKRTVADGLRGAFAKSGEVVHGSLLTNLPASSVKKSRWYMINANRSGPLTVRKEYRKVLPSFIRPSASYSTQASEKRPKQERTDLTTVEDPFNAPTYNIPEKPVTFVEGASYSVVILAGLGVAALAGYAVFKELIFEPKEYKIFGKALARVQSDSQVTAKIGYPITGYGTESRNRAARQRIQNRVWTDEDGVEHVEVGFHIRGPHGAGKVFAEMFKDSSDRTWKFTFLLVEITSPRPAQIMLESYLPA, encoded by the exons atggcggcggctgcgGCAAGGTCCGGATCCCGGCGCTTGTTCTCCATATCCGCCCTGGTGCCACCGAAGCCACCGAGCCCTCCCCCGAAGGCAGATCCCTTCGCCAGCCTCTTTGTTCCCG GGTTAAGCAAGCGAACAGTAGCTGATGGACTTAGGGGAGCTTTTGCAAAGTCTGGTGAAGTCGTGCATG GTTCTCTTTTGACAAACCTTCCAGCATCATCTGTAAAAAAATCAAGGTGGTATATGATCAATGCAAACCGTTCAGGTCCTTTGACAGTGCGTAAAGAATACCGCAAAGTACTTCCTTCTTTCATAAGGCCATCTGCATCTTACTCCACACAAGCTTCAGAAAAAAGACCAAAACAG GAGAGAACAGACTTGACGACTGTTGAAGATCCCTTTAATGCGCCTACCTACAATATACCTGAGAAGCCAGTGACATTTGTCGAGGGCGCCTCTTACAGTGTTGTAATACTTGCTGGGCTTGGAGTTGCTGCATTGGCTGGATACGCTGTTTTCAAAGAGCTTATATTTGAACCAAAAGA GTACAAGATTTTTGGGAAAGCTCTAGCAAGAGTTCAGAGTGATAGCCAG GTTACAGCCAAAATTGGTTACCCTATAACTGGTTATGGTACGGAATCCAGAAACCGTGCAGCTCGGCAGCGCATCCAAAACAGGGTTTGGACAGATGAGGATGGTGTTGAACATGTGGAG GTAGGCTTTCATATCCGAGGGCCGCATGGAGCTGGAAAGGTGTTTGCGGAGATGTTCAAAGACAGCTCCGACAGGACATGGAAGTTCACGTTTCTTCTCGTCGAGATTACGTCACCGCGACCCGCACAAATCATGTTAGAATCTTACCTACCAGCATAG